A genomic segment from Sander vitreus isolate 19-12246 chromosome 3, sanVit1, whole genome shotgun sequence encodes:
- the sidt2 gene encoding SID1 transmembrane family member 2 isoform X2 yields MVLRSCWKSRHKNSSGPAPCWTRPRLAALLWLCVTQFVCGSGAEGETNNVIQKDAEFDVTYNDTVTSENQTIYAFNHTVSRNKTEGVRVFVDVLSQGFESPILFVVRQKQAVVSFQVPLILRGLYQRKYPYSHVGRTLCQPPTRAASETQYFFVDVSTLSSLGTNYQLRVSRVESFTLQTDKKFSFTASPSQPQYFKYVFPDGVDTVIVKVNSEMTFPCSVMSIQDIQCPVYDLDNNVAFIGMYQTMTKKGAITVQRKDFPSNSFYVVVVVKTEDEACGGPLRFYPLRPDELIDAGNRSKFIDVIVTPAINSEVYVMGMLFCLGIFLSFYLLTLLMTCLENKGMKKREVFQIAADMSPAETGKTQASPYEYGSFADNGSTLSSEAITDSATSTDNNYGYVEQSLDSIGRSRQESLSSVEEDDYDTLDDITSDKNIVRTKKFLCVSDLSRKDKRILSKKYQIYFWNIATIAVFYALPVVQLVITYQTVVNVTGNQDICFYNFLCAHPLGALSAFNNILSNLGYVLLGLLFLLIVLKRDIVHNRALVRNDLNALECGIPKHFGLYYAMGTALMMEGLLSACYHVCPNYTNFQFDTSFMYMIAGLCMLKLYQKRHPDINASAYTAYACLAGVIFFSVLGVVFGKGNTVFWIIFSVIHILSTMLLSTQLYYMGRWRLDAGILRRIVYVIYTDCIRQCSGPMYIDRMVLLVMGNIVNWSLAAYGLIERPNDFASYLLAIAICNLLLYFAFYIIMKLRSGERIQCLALVCILFTAVVWGFALYFFFQGLSTWQKTPAESREHNRDCILLSFFDDHDIWHFLSSIAMFGSFLVLLTMDDDLDTVQRDKILAF; encoded by the exons ATGGTGTTAAGGAGTTGCTGGAAGTCTCGACATAAAAACAGCTCTGGACCTGCTCCTTGTTGGACCCGACCACGATTGGCAGCCCTGCTCTGGCTATGTGTGACCCAGTTTGTTTGCGGCAGTGGGGCGGAGGGGGAAACCAACAATGTGATCCAGAAAGATGCAGAGTTCGATGTCACCTATAATGATACAGTTACAAGTGAAAACCAGACCATCTATGCTTTCAATCACACTGTCTCCAGGAATAAG ACGGAGGGAgtgcgtgtgtttgtggatGTGTTATCACAGGGTTTTGAGAGTCCCATCCTGTTTGTGGTACGACAGAAGCAAGCTGTGGTGTCTTTTCAAGTCCCTCTCATTTTAAGAGGCCT ctaccagagGAAGTACCCTTACAGTCATGTGGGCCGGACATTGTGCCAGCCACCAACCCGGGCCGCCTCTGAGACCCAGTACTTTTTTGTGGACGTGTCTACTCTGTCCAGCCTGGGTACAAACTACCAGCTCAGGGTCAGCCGTGTTGAAAGCTTCACCCTGCA GACAGACAAGAAATTCAGCTTCACCGCATCACCATCCCAACCTCAG TACTTCAAGTATGTCTTTCCTGATGGGGTGGACACGGTGATCGTCAAGGTCAACTCAGAAATGACCTTTCCCTGCTCTGTTATGTCCATCCAGGACATCCAG TGTCCTGTCTATGATCTTGACAACAATGTGGCCTTCATTGGGATGTACCAGACTATGACCAAAAAAGGCGCAATCACTGTGCAG AGAAAAGATTTTCCCAGCAACAGCTTCTATGTGGTGGTAGTGGTAAAAACAGAGGACGAGGCGTGCGGCGGTCCGCTGCGCTTCTACCCTCTCCGTCCTGATGAGCTGATCGACGCCGGCAACCGCAGCAAGTTCATTGATGTGATTGTCACCCCTGCTATCAACT CGGAGGTGTATGTGATGGGCATGCTGTTCTGTCTGGGTATCTTCCTTTCCTTCTATCTGCTCACCTTGCTGATGACCTGTCTGGAGAACAAGGG AATGAAGAAGAGAGAGGTGTTTCAGATTGCTGCTGACATGTCGCCTGCTGAGACAG GCAAAACTCAAGCCTCGCCATATGAATATGGTTCCTTTG CTGACAACGGCAGCACACTCAGTTCAGAGGCCATCACTGACAGTGCCACATCAACTGACAACAACTATGGATACGTGG AGCAATCGTTGGACAGTATTGGACGAAGCAGGCAGGAGTCTCTgagctctgtggaggaggatGACTATGACACGCTGGACGACATCACCTCAGACAAAAACATTGTCCGCACCAAG AAATTTCTATGTGTGTCTGACCTGTCCCGCAAAGACAAGAGGATCCTCAGCAAGAAATACCAAATCTACTTCTG GAACATTGCTACTATTGCTGTGTTCTATGCGCTGCCAGTTGTCCAGCTGGTCATCACCTACCAGACG GTGGTCAATGTTACAGGAAACCAGGACATCTGCTTCTACAACTTCCTGTGTGCCCACCCTCTGGGAGCTCTAAG TGCGTTCAACAACATCCTGAGTAACCTCGGTTACGTGCTGCTGggactcctcttcctccttatCGTCCTCAAAAGAGATATCGTCCACAATCGAGCCCTGGTCCGCAACGATCTCAACGCGCTG GAATGTGGTATCCCAAAGCACTTTGGTCTGTATTATGCCATGGGAACTGCTCTAATGATGGAGGGCTTGCTCAGTGCTTGCTATCACGTCTGTCCAAACTACACCAACTTCCAGTTTG ACACCTCCTTCATGTACATGATTGCTGGACTGTGTATGTTGAAGTTGTATCAGAAGAGACACCCAGACATCAACGCAAGTGCTTACACTGCCTACGCCTGCCTGGCTGGGGTCATCTTCTTTTCTGTGCTGGGAGtg gtatttggGAAAGGAAACACAGTCTTCTGGATCATTTTCTCGGTGATCCACATTTTGTCCACTATGCTCCTCAGCACACAGCTCTACTACATGGGCCGATGGAGGCTGG ACGCTGGGATCCTGCGCAGGATTGTGTATGTCATCTACACAGATTGCATCAGGCAGTGCAGTGGACCTATGTACATT GACCGTATGGTTCTGCTCGTAATGGGGAACATAGTCAACTGGTCTCT AGCTGCCTATGGCCTCATAGAGAGACCCAATGACTTTGCCTCCTACCTTTTGGCCATCGCCATCTGCAACCTGCTGCTCTACTTTGCCTTTTATATCATTATGAAG ttgCGGAGCGGTGAGAGAATCCAGTGTCTGGCGTTGGTGTGTATTCTGTTCACAGCCGTGGTGTGGGGCTTTGCACTGTATTTCTTCTTCCAGGGTCTCAGCACCTGGCAG AAAACTCCAGCAGAGTCTCGAGAGCACAACAGGGACTGTATCCTGCTTTCATTCTTTGATGACCATGACATTTGGcacttcctctcctccatcGCCATGTTTGGATCCTTCCTG GTCCTCCTGACCATGGATGACGACCTCGACACCGTCCAGAGAGACAAGATATTGGCCTTCTAG
- the sidt2 gene encoding SID1 transmembrane family member 2 isoform X1, whose protein sequence is MVLRSCWKSRHKNSSGPAPCWTRPRLAALLWLCVTQFVCGSGAEGETNNVIQKDAEFDVTYNDTVTSENQTIYAFNHTVSRNKTEGVRVFVDVLSQGFESPILFVVRQKQAVVSFQVPLILRGLYQRKYPYSHVGRTLCQPPTRAASETQYFFVDVSTLSSLGTNYQLRVSRVESFTLQTDKKFSFTASPSQPQYFKYVFPDGVDTVIVKVNSEMTFPCSVMSIQDIQCPVYDLDNNVAFIGMYQTMTKKGAITVQRKDFPSNSFYVVVVVKTEDEACGGPLRFYPLRPDELIDAGNRSKFIDVIVTPAINSEVYVMGMLFCLGIFLSFYLLTLLMTCLENKGMKKREVFQIAADMSPAETASLLGKNGDGKTQASPYEYGSFADNGSTLSSEAITDSATSTDNNYGYVEQSLDSIGRSRQESLSSVEEDDYDTLDDITSDKNIVRTKKFLCVSDLSRKDKRILSKKYQIYFWNIATIAVFYALPVVQLVITYQTVVNVTGNQDICFYNFLCAHPLGALSAFNNILSNLGYVLLGLLFLLIVLKRDIVHNRALVRNDLNALECGIPKHFGLYYAMGTALMMEGLLSACYHVCPNYTNFQFDTSFMYMIAGLCMLKLYQKRHPDINASAYTAYACLAGVIFFSVLGVVFGKGNTVFWIIFSVIHILSTMLLSTQLYYMGRWRLDAGILRRIVYVIYTDCIRQCSGPMYIDRMVLLVMGNIVNWSLAAYGLIERPNDFASYLLAIAICNLLLYFAFYIIMKLRSGERIQCLALVCILFTAVVWGFALYFFFQGLSTWQKTPAESREHNRDCILLSFFDDHDIWHFLSSIAMFGSFLVLLTMDDDLDTVQRDKILAF, encoded by the exons ATGGTGTTAAGGAGTTGCTGGAAGTCTCGACATAAAAACAGCTCTGGACCTGCTCCTTGTTGGACCCGACCACGATTGGCAGCCCTGCTCTGGCTATGTGTGACCCAGTTTGTTTGCGGCAGTGGGGCGGAGGGGGAAACCAACAATGTGATCCAGAAAGATGCAGAGTTCGATGTCACCTATAATGATACAGTTACAAGTGAAAACCAGACCATCTATGCTTTCAATCACACTGTCTCCAGGAATAAG ACGGAGGGAgtgcgtgtgtttgtggatGTGTTATCACAGGGTTTTGAGAGTCCCATCCTGTTTGTGGTACGACAGAAGCAAGCTGTGGTGTCTTTTCAAGTCCCTCTCATTTTAAGAGGCCT ctaccagagGAAGTACCCTTACAGTCATGTGGGCCGGACATTGTGCCAGCCACCAACCCGGGCCGCCTCTGAGACCCAGTACTTTTTTGTGGACGTGTCTACTCTGTCCAGCCTGGGTACAAACTACCAGCTCAGGGTCAGCCGTGTTGAAAGCTTCACCCTGCA GACAGACAAGAAATTCAGCTTCACCGCATCACCATCCCAACCTCAG TACTTCAAGTATGTCTTTCCTGATGGGGTGGACACGGTGATCGTCAAGGTCAACTCAGAAATGACCTTTCCCTGCTCTGTTATGTCCATCCAGGACATCCAG TGTCCTGTCTATGATCTTGACAACAATGTGGCCTTCATTGGGATGTACCAGACTATGACCAAAAAAGGCGCAATCACTGTGCAG AGAAAAGATTTTCCCAGCAACAGCTTCTATGTGGTGGTAGTGGTAAAAACAGAGGACGAGGCGTGCGGCGGTCCGCTGCGCTTCTACCCTCTCCGTCCTGATGAGCTGATCGACGCCGGCAACCGCAGCAAGTTCATTGATGTGATTGTCACCCCTGCTATCAACT CGGAGGTGTATGTGATGGGCATGCTGTTCTGTCTGGGTATCTTCCTTTCCTTCTATCTGCTCACCTTGCTGATGACCTGTCTGGAGAACAAGGG AATGAAGAAGAGAGAGGTGTTTCAGATTGCTGCTGACATGTCGCCTGCTGAGACAG CCTCTCTGCTTGGGAAGAACGGAGATG GCAAAACTCAAGCCTCGCCATATGAATATGGTTCCTTTG CTGACAACGGCAGCACACTCAGTTCAGAGGCCATCACTGACAGTGCCACATCAACTGACAACAACTATGGATACGTGG AGCAATCGTTGGACAGTATTGGACGAAGCAGGCAGGAGTCTCTgagctctgtggaggaggatGACTATGACACGCTGGACGACATCACCTCAGACAAAAACATTGTCCGCACCAAG AAATTTCTATGTGTGTCTGACCTGTCCCGCAAAGACAAGAGGATCCTCAGCAAGAAATACCAAATCTACTTCTG GAACATTGCTACTATTGCTGTGTTCTATGCGCTGCCAGTTGTCCAGCTGGTCATCACCTACCAGACG GTGGTCAATGTTACAGGAAACCAGGACATCTGCTTCTACAACTTCCTGTGTGCCCACCCTCTGGGAGCTCTAAG TGCGTTCAACAACATCCTGAGTAACCTCGGTTACGTGCTGCTGggactcctcttcctccttatCGTCCTCAAAAGAGATATCGTCCACAATCGAGCCCTGGTCCGCAACGATCTCAACGCGCTG GAATGTGGTATCCCAAAGCACTTTGGTCTGTATTATGCCATGGGAACTGCTCTAATGATGGAGGGCTTGCTCAGTGCTTGCTATCACGTCTGTCCAAACTACACCAACTTCCAGTTTG ACACCTCCTTCATGTACATGATTGCTGGACTGTGTATGTTGAAGTTGTATCAGAAGAGACACCCAGACATCAACGCAAGTGCTTACACTGCCTACGCCTGCCTGGCTGGGGTCATCTTCTTTTCTGTGCTGGGAGtg gtatttggGAAAGGAAACACAGTCTTCTGGATCATTTTCTCGGTGATCCACATTTTGTCCACTATGCTCCTCAGCACACAGCTCTACTACATGGGCCGATGGAGGCTGG ACGCTGGGATCCTGCGCAGGATTGTGTATGTCATCTACACAGATTGCATCAGGCAGTGCAGTGGACCTATGTACATT GACCGTATGGTTCTGCTCGTAATGGGGAACATAGTCAACTGGTCTCT AGCTGCCTATGGCCTCATAGAGAGACCCAATGACTTTGCCTCCTACCTTTTGGCCATCGCCATCTGCAACCTGCTGCTCTACTTTGCCTTTTATATCATTATGAAG ttgCGGAGCGGTGAGAGAATCCAGTGTCTGGCGTTGGTGTGTATTCTGTTCACAGCCGTGGTGTGGGGCTTTGCACTGTATTTCTTCTTCCAGGGTCTCAGCACCTGGCAG AAAACTCCAGCAGAGTCTCGAGAGCACAACAGGGACTGTATCCTGCTTTCATTCTTTGATGACCATGACATTTGGcacttcctctcctccatcGCCATGTTTGGATCCTTCCTG GTCCTCCTGACCATGGATGACGACCTCGACACCGTCCAGAGAGACAAGATATTGGCCTTCTAG